Proteins encoded in a region of the Xiphophorus couchianus chromosome 11, X_couchianus-1.0, whole genome shotgun sequence genome:
- the ccdc142 gene encoding uncharacterized protein ccdc142 isoform X1 gives MSRSLQRAEILFRSTFNPSLKCLFHVPSQDEEEENLVVAHNLVSRSSARLQRMQQHLLTVVLQGPPVGGGQMGSLPGQYRALWRLFEQRSLLLFIHEYTRRLRLSTAFVFRLKHLLQHQLRELHLMQTQVLPGSPSSRISLVSLSQEFRLHLNHWSFFTSRVHSDHYLRQALVSHTKMLEEMKQTLNLLGLQLLFLMEQCVYGILSVIGKTELDLVPRDVLEDILSGTDLYSQAVEEHKVQLRMLVLQEAHKSKFFSSLPKFIRQRASAVPVRSLMSVLAVHRAEMIARLLDLWISEESCHVCKVHCTHQTFCDDFRSPESECSCSFPKWTWEQLWQTYLTSFPLLVSIQPSVQMLSQKYSPIYSPNRSLQSSALEIQLPVLVKLSSFLNKEESSRKTRTSQSQTCIPQSGLTQFSAEAAQSNLEGLGNCDCPSPSVATSHHASALPPPHLDQSSVEPLFQVLMTSTDLLAPLALQRPTSEEAATQLVSVSAPGVAAWKAGSVGVTAAAQYKMFSQQNVVGTNTQDWTRVKTTSGADAPESSGVVKDEDLRRGGRDGTRLSTVEPECVGGPHSVQWMDMGRSVLLADLLQLYQSQLLVFCTNALRLKLHTAAAGNAAGSINLQDDHRSFQTLHSVTHALETGLFPKAFRTILEHFRMYLFVQSAHAHWDSVACRGLGSALKDKCVRNESSSFAAATSNEEGRVLISQTMAHFLQLLPPLLSSLCCCQSNSSVCESFGLLLPSCVLQRWTVGLLFASIQISTVWIMSKANQFLSSWSPNKFLLVTQGDLRMLMESLDKTIGQTKSLLLSSDCDHHPTLQSHSQHLQRHQLEALDRAACELQAFSSMVLSNFSTDCKRMSGEIFERTMPSAGYWRPSQRMGFPRNPSEYASLAAQTVIGQVLEAVAPLSEDAHVQALTVTMTAFMEAWMEHILRQKIKFSLQGALQLKEDFDSVREMIKSDKYDLSAELHQTLLSLSVFQQVDSALLCLLQQPQGKPYLQRPAWESFTRCCPVKGSRDSLDTAAVGSNITNLGCVEGEELTQSDQTVHPPVDTSRPAEPYLALSTVLGATHQEWLDLRVHSSTRRWRLPGLQCLSKMEP, from the exons GGGCAGTACAGAGCTCTGTGGAGGCTCTTTGAGCAGCGATCTCTGCTGCTTTTCATACATGAGTACACCAGAAGGCTTCGTCTGTCAACAGCTTTCGTATTCAGACTGAAACACTTGTTGCAGCATCAGCTCAGGGAACTTCACTTAATGCAAACTCAG GTCCTGCCTGGCTCACCTTCATCCAGAATCAGCCTTGTCTCTCTAAGTCAGGAATTCCGACTTCATCTGAACCACTGGAGTTTCTTCACCAGCCGAGTCCATTCTGACCACTATCTGAGACAGGCACTAGTTTCACACACCAAAATGCTGGAGGAGATGAAACAGACTCTAAACCTACTTGGTCTACAGCTTTTGTTCCTAATGGAGCAATGTGTATATGGTATTCTGTCTGTTATTGGGAAGACTGAATTGGACTTGGTACCCAGAGATGTTCTGGAGGACATTTTATCAGGAACAGACCTGTACAGTCAGGCTGTGGAGGAGCACAAAGTCCAGCTGAGGATGTTGGTTTTGCAGGAGGCACATAAATCCAAATTCTTTAGCAGTCTTCCAAAGTTTATAAGACAGCGTGCTTCTGCTGTGCCAGTCAGAAGTCTAATGAGTGTCTTGGCTGTCCATCGGGCAGAAATGATTGCCAGACTACTGGACCTCTGGATTTCTGAGGAGAGCTGTCATGTTTGCAAGGTTCACTGCACTCACCAAACATTCTGTGACGACTTCAGGAGTCCAGAGTCTGAATGCAGTTGTAGCTTTCCCAAGTGGACCTGGGAACAGCTGTGGCAGACTTATCTGACTTCCTTTCCTCTTCTCGTCAGTATTCAGCCTTCTGTGCAGATGTTGTCACAGAAATACTCCCCTATTTACAGCCCTAATCGCTCCTTGCAGAGTTCTGCTTTAGAAATTCAACTCCCTGTGTTGGTGAAACTGTCTTCTTTCCTAAATAAAGAAGAAAGCTCAAGAAAAACCAGAACCAGCCAGAGCCAAACATGCATACCTCAGTCTGGACTCACTCAGTTCAGTGCAGAGGCAGCTCAGTCTAACCTGGAAGGTTTAGGAAACTGTGACTGTCCTTCACCCTCTGTAGCCACCTCCCATCATGCCTCAGCCCTGCCTCCTCCTCACCTGGACCAGTCCTCTGTAGAACCACTGTTTCAGGTCCTCATGACCTCCACTGACCTGTTGGCTCCACTGGCACTTCAAAGGCCAACATCAGAAGAAGCTGCTACTCAGCTCGTCTCGGTCTCAGCTCCTGGTGTGGCTGCTTGGAAGGCTGGATCAGTCGGTGTAACTGCAGCAGCTCAGTACAAGATGTTCAGCCAGCAGAACGTCGTTGGGACCAACACACAGGACTGGACCCGGGTCAAAACGACATCGGGAGCAGATGCTCCAGAAAG ttcTGGTGTTGTGAAGGATGAAGACTTAAGGAGAGGTGGCAGAGATGGAACAAGGTTAAGCACTGTGGAGCCAGAGTGTGTTGGTGGGCCTCACTCTGTGCAGTGGATGGACATGGGTCGATCAGTTCTCCTTGCTGATCTTCTCCAACTCTATCAGTCTCAGCTGTTGGTCTTCTGCACTAATGCTCTGCGGCTTAAActccacacagcagcagcaggaaacgCTGCAGGCAGCATCAACCTTCAAGATGATCATAGGAGCTTCCAGACCTTGCACAGTGTTACTCATGCTTTAGAGACAG GTCTGTTTCCAAAGGCATTCCGAACCATACTGGAACACTTCAGGATGTATTTGTTTGTCCAGTCAGCACACGCCCACTGGGACTCTG TGGCATGCAGAGGTTTGGGTTCAGCCCTGAAGGATAAATGTGTCAGAAATGAGAGCAGCAGCTTTGCAGCAGCAACTTCAAACGAAGAGGGACGTGTCCTGATATCGCAGACAATGGCACacttcctccagctcctccctcCACTGCTGTCGTCTCTGTGTTGTTGCCAGTCAAACAGCTCAGTGTGTG AATCTTTTGGCCTCCTCCTGCCCAGCTGTGTACTGCAGAGATGGACTGTTGGTTTGCTGTTTGCTTCGATCCAAATCTCTACAGTCTGGATCATGTCCAAAGCAAACCAGTTCCTTTCTTCATGGAGTCCTAATAAGTTCCTCCTTGTCACCCAGGGAGATCTCAGA ATGTTGATGGAGAGCCTGGATAAGACAATTGGTCAGACAAAGTCCCTACTCCTGAGTTCAGACTGTGACCATCATCCCACTCTGCAGAGCCACAGTCAGCATCTACAGAGGCACCAACTGGAAGCTCTTGATCGGGCTGCATGTGAGCTGCAG GCGTTCTCTTCTATGGTGCTGAGCAACTTCTCGACTGACTGCAAGCGGATGTCTGGGGAGATCTTTGAACGCACCATGCCGTCTGCAGGATACTGGAGGCCGAGCCAGAGGATGG GTTTTCCCAGGAATCCCAGTGAATATGCATCTCTGGCAGCTCAGACTGTGATTGGCCAAGTTCTAGAGGCTGTTGCGCCATTGTCAGAAGATGCTCACGTCCAAGCACTAACTGTCACGATGACGGCTTTCATGGAGGCATGGATGGAGCACATATTAAGGCAGAAGATCAAATTCAG tctgcagggggcgctgcagctGAAGGAAGACTTTGATTCTGTCAGGGAGATGATCAAGTCTGACAAGTACGACCTGTCAGCCGAACTTCACCAGACACTCCTCAGCCTCAG TGTTTTTCAGCAGGTAGACTCGGCGCTTCTATGTTTGCTGCAACAGCCACAGGGCAAGCCGTACCTGCAGCGCCCAGCCTGGGAGTCGTTCACACGCTGCT gtcCAGTTAAAGGCAGCAGAGACAGCTTGGATACTGCTGCTGTGGGCAGTAACATAACCAACCTGGGCTGTGTGGAAGGTGAAGAGCTGACTCAGTCTGATCAGACTGTCCACCCTCCAGTGGACACGTCTCGCCCTGCAGAGCCTTACCTGGCTTTAAG TACGGTGTTGGGTGCGACCCACCAGGAGTGGTTGGACCTCCGGGTCCACAGCAGTACTCGTCGCTGGCGACTGCCTGGACTACAGTGTCTGTCCAAGATGGAACCCTAA
- the ccdc142 gene encoding uncharacterized protein ccdc142 isoform X2, translated as MSRSLQRAEILFRSTFNPSLKCLFHVPSQDEEEENLVVAHNLVSRSSARLQRMQQHLLTVVLQGPPVGGGQMGSLPGQYRALWRLFEQRSLLLFIHEYTRRLRLSTAFVFRLKHLLQHQLRELHLMQTQVLPGSPSSRISLVSLSQEFRLHLNHWSFFTSRVHSDHYLRQALVSHTKMLEEMKQTLNLLGLQLLFLMEQCVYGILSVIGKTELDLVPRDVLEDILSGTDLYSQAVEEHKVQLRMLVLQEAHKSKFFSSLPKFIRQRASAVPVRSLMSVLAVHRAEMIARLLDLWISEESCHVCKVHCTHQTFCDDFRSPESECSCSFPKWTWEQLWQTYLTSFPLLVSIQPSVQMLSQKYSPIYSPNRSLQSSALEIQLPVLVKLSSFLNKEESSRKTRTSQSQTCIPQSGLTQFSAEAAQSNLEGLGNCDCPSPSVATSHHASALPPPHLDQSSVEPLFQVLMTSTDLLAPLALQRPTSEEAATQLVSVSAPGVAAWKAGSVGVTAAAQYKMFSQQNVVGTNTQDWTRVKTTSGADAPESSGVVKDEDLRRGGRDGTRLSTVEPECVGGPHSVQWMDMGRSVLLADLLQLYQSQLLVFCTNALRLKLHTAAAGNAAGSINLQDDHRSFQTLHSVTHALETVACRGLGSALKDKCVRNESSSFAAATSNEEGRVLISQTMAHFLQLLPPLLSSLCCCQSNSSVCESFGLLLPSCVLQRWTVGLLFASIQISTVWIMSKANQFLSSWSPNKFLLVTQGDLRMLMESLDKTIGQTKSLLLSSDCDHHPTLQSHSQHLQRHQLEALDRAACELQAFSSMVLSNFSTDCKRMSGEIFERTMPSAGYWRPSQRMGFPRNPSEYASLAAQTVIGQVLEAVAPLSEDAHVQALTVTMTAFMEAWMEHILRQKIKFSLQGALQLKEDFDSVREMIKSDKYDLSAELHQTLLSLSVFQQVDSALLCLLQQPQGKPYLQRPAWESFTRCCPVKGSRDSLDTAAVGSNITNLGCVEGEELTQSDQTVHPPVDTSRPAEPYLALSTVLGATHQEWLDLRVHSSTRRWRLPGLQCLSKMEP; from the exons GGGCAGTACAGAGCTCTGTGGAGGCTCTTTGAGCAGCGATCTCTGCTGCTTTTCATACATGAGTACACCAGAAGGCTTCGTCTGTCAACAGCTTTCGTATTCAGACTGAAACACTTGTTGCAGCATCAGCTCAGGGAACTTCACTTAATGCAAACTCAG GTCCTGCCTGGCTCACCTTCATCCAGAATCAGCCTTGTCTCTCTAAGTCAGGAATTCCGACTTCATCTGAACCACTGGAGTTTCTTCACCAGCCGAGTCCATTCTGACCACTATCTGAGACAGGCACTAGTTTCACACACCAAAATGCTGGAGGAGATGAAACAGACTCTAAACCTACTTGGTCTACAGCTTTTGTTCCTAATGGAGCAATGTGTATATGGTATTCTGTCTGTTATTGGGAAGACTGAATTGGACTTGGTACCCAGAGATGTTCTGGAGGACATTTTATCAGGAACAGACCTGTACAGTCAGGCTGTGGAGGAGCACAAAGTCCAGCTGAGGATGTTGGTTTTGCAGGAGGCACATAAATCCAAATTCTTTAGCAGTCTTCCAAAGTTTATAAGACAGCGTGCTTCTGCTGTGCCAGTCAGAAGTCTAATGAGTGTCTTGGCTGTCCATCGGGCAGAAATGATTGCCAGACTACTGGACCTCTGGATTTCTGAGGAGAGCTGTCATGTTTGCAAGGTTCACTGCACTCACCAAACATTCTGTGACGACTTCAGGAGTCCAGAGTCTGAATGCAGTTGTAGCTTTCCCAAGTGGACCTGGGAACAGCTGTGGCAGACTTATCTGACTTCCTTTCCTCTTCTCGTCAGTATTCAGCCTTCTGTGCAGATGTTGTCACAGAAATACTCCCCTATTTACAGCCCTAATCGCTCCTTGCAGAGTTCTGCTTTAGAAATTCAACTCCCTGTGTTGGTGAAACTGTCTTCTTTCCTAAATAAAGAAGAAAGCTCAAGAAAAACCAGAACCAGCCAGAGCCAAACATGCATACCTCAGTCTGGACTCACTCAGTTCAGTGCAGAGGCAGCTCAGTCTAACCTGGAAGGTTTAGGAAACTGTGACTGTCCTTCACCCTCTGTAGCCACCTCCCATCATGCCTCAGCCCTGCCTCCTCCTCACCTGGACCAGTCCTCTGTAGAACCACTGTTTCAGGTCCTCATGACCTCCACTGACCTGTTGGCTCCACTGGCACTTCAAAGGCCAACATCAGAAGAAGCTGCTACTCAGCTCGTCTCGGTCTCAGCTCCTGGTGTGGCTGCTTGGAAGGCTGGATCAGTCGGTGTAACTGCAGCAGCTCAGTACAAGATGTTCAGCCAGCAGAACGTCGTTGGGACCAACACACAGGACTGGACCCGGGTCAAAACGACATCGGGAGCAGATGCTCCAGAAAG ttcTGGTGTTGTGAAGGATGAAGACTTAAGGAGAGGTGGCAGAGATGGAACAAGGTTAAGCACTGTGGAGCCAGAGTGTGTTGGTGGGCCTCACTCTGTGCAGTGGATGGACATGGGTCGATCAGTTCTCCTTGCTGATCTTCTCCAACTCTATCAGTCTCAGCTGTTGGTCTTCTGCACTAATGCTCTGCGGCTTAAActccacacagcagcagcaggaaacgCTGCAGGCAGCATCAACCTTCAAGATGATCATAGGAGCTTCCAGACCTTGCACAGTGTTACTCATGCTTTAGAGACAG TGGCATGCAGAGGTTTGGGTTCAGCCCTGAAGGATAAATGTGTCAGAAATGAGAGCAGCAGCTTTGCAGCAGCAACTTCAAACGAAGAGGGACGTGTCCTGATATCGCAGACAATGGCACacttcctccagctcctccctcCACTGCTGTCGTCTCTGTGTTGTTGCCAGTCAAACAGCTCAGTGTGTG AATCTTTTGGCCTCCTCCTGCCCAGCTGTGTACTGCAGAGATGGACTGTTGGTTTGCTGTTTGCTTCGATCCAAATCTCTACAGTCTGGATCATGTCCAAAGCAAACCAGTTCCTTTCTTCATGGAGTCCTAATAAGTTCCTCCTTGTCACCCAGGGAGATCTCAGA ATGTTGATGGAGAGCCTGGATAAGACAATTGGTCAGACAAAGTCCCTACTCCTGAGTTCAGACTGTGACCATCATCCCACTCTGCAGAGCCACAGTCAGCATCTACAGAGGCACCAACTGGAAGCTCTTGATCGGGCTGCATGTGAGCTGCAG GCGTTCTCTTCTATGGTGCTGAGCAACTTCTCGACTGACTGCAAGCGGATGTCTGGGGAGATCTTTGAACGCACCATGCCGTCTGCAGGATACTGGAGGCCGAGCCAGAGGATGG GTTTTCCCAGGAATCCCAGTGAATATGCATCTCTGGCAGCTCAGACTGTGATTGGCCAAGTTCTAGAGGCTGTTGCGCCATTGTCAGAAGATGCTCACGTCCAAGCACTAACTGTCACGATGACGGCTTTCATGGAGGCATGGATGGAGCACATATTAAGGCAGAAGATCAAATTCAG tctgcagggggcgctgcagctGAAGGAAGACTTTGATTCTGTCAGGGAGATGATCAAGTCTGACAAGTACGACCTGTCAGCCGAACTTCACCAGACACTCCTCAGCCTCAG TGTTTTTCAGCAGGTAGACTCGGCGCTTCTATGTTTGCTGCAACAGCCACAGGGCAAGCCGTACCTGCAGCGCCCAGCCTGGGAGTCGTTCACACGCTGCT gtcCAGTTAAAGGCAGCAGAGACAGCTTGGATACTGCTGCTGTGGGCAGTAACATAACCAACCTGGGCTGTGTGGAAGGTGAAGAGCTGACTCAGTCTGATCAGACTGTCCACCCTCCAGTGGACACGTCTCGCCCTGCAGAGCCTTACCTGGCTTTAAG TACGGTGTTGGGTGCGACCCACCAGGAGTGGTTGGACCTCCGGGTCCACAGCAGTACTCGTCGCTGGCGACTGCCTGGACTACAGTGTCTGTCCAAGATGGAACCCTAA
- the ccdc142 gene encoding uncharacterized protein ccdc142 isoform X3 translates to MSRSLQRAEILFRSTFNPSLKCLFHVPSQDEEEENLVVAHNLVSRSSARLQRMQQHLLTVVLQGPPVGGGQMGSLPVLPGSPSSRISLVSLSQEFRLHLNHWSFFTSRVHSDHYLRQALVSHTKMLEEMKQTLNLLGLQLLFLMEQCVYGILSVIGKTELDLVPRDVLEDILSGTDLYSQAVEEHKVQLRMLVLQEAHKSKFFSSLPKFIRQRASAVPVRSLMSVLAVHRAEMIARLLDLWISEESCHVCKVHCTHQTFCDDFRSPESECSCSFPKWTWEQLWQTYLTSFPLLVSIQPSVQMLSQKYSPIYSPNRSLQSSALEIQLPVLVKLSSFLNKEESSRKTRTSQSQTCIPQSGLTQFSAEAAQSNLEGLGNCDCPSPSVATSHHASALPPPHLDQSSVEPLFQVLMTSTDLLAPLALQRPTSEEAATQLVSVSAPGVAAWKAGSVGVTAAAQYKMFSQQNVVGTNTQDWTRVKTTSGADAPESSGVVKDEDLRRGGRDGTRLSTVEPECVGGPHSVQWMDMGRSVLLADLLQLYQSQLLVFCTNALRLKLHTAAAGNAAGSINLQDDHRSFQTLHSVTHALETGLFPKAFRTILEHFRMYLFVQSAHAHWDSVACRGLGSALKDKCVRNESSSFAAATSNEEGRVLISQTMAHFLQLLPPLLSSLCCCQSNSSVCESFGLLLPSCVLQRWTVGLLFASIQISTVWIMSKANQFLSSWSPNKFLLVTQGDLRMLMESLDKTIGQTKSLLLSSDCDHHPTLQSHSQHLQRHQLEALDRAACELQAFSSMVLSNFSTDCKRMSGEIFERTMPSAGYWRPSQRMGFPRNPSEYASLAAQTVIGQVLEAVAPLSEDAHVQALTVTMTAFMEAWMEHILRQKIKFSLQGALQLKEDFDSVREMIKSDKYDLSAELHQTLLSLSVFQQVDSALLCLLQQPQGKPYLQRPAWESFTRCCPVKGSRDSLDTAAVGSNITNLGCVEGEELTQSDQTVHPPVDTSRPAEPYLALSTVLGATHQEWLDLRVHSSTRRWRLPGLQCLSKMEP, encoded by the exons GTCCTGCCTGGCTCACCTTCATCCAGAATCAGCCTTGTCTCTCTAAGTCAGGAATTCCGACTTCATCTGAACCACTGGAGTTTCTTCACCAGCCGAGTCCATTCTGACCACTATCTGAGACAGGCACTAGTTTCACACACCAAAATGCTGGAGGAGATGAAACAGACTCTAAACCTACTTGGTCTACAGCTTTTGTTCCTAATGGAGCAATGTGTATATGGTATTCTGTCTGTTATTGGGAAGACTGAATTGGACTTGGTACCCAGAGATGTTCTGGAGGACATTTTATCAGGAACAGACCTGTACAGTCAGGCTGTGGAGGAGCACAAAGTCCAGCTGAGGATGTTGGTTTTGCAGGAGGCACATAAATCCAAATTCTTTAGCAGTCTTCCAAAGTTTATAAGACAGCGTGCTTCTGCTGTGCCAGTCAGAAGTCTAATGAGTGTCTTGGCTGTCCATCGGGCAGAAATGATTGCCAGACTACTGGACCTCTGGATTTCTGAGGAGAGCTGTCATGTTTGCAAGGTTCACTGCACTCACCAAACATTCTGTGACGACTTCAGGAGTCCAGAGTCTGAATGCAGTTGTAGCTTTCCCAAGTGGACCTGGGAACAGCTGTGGCAGACTTATCTGACTTCCTTTCCTCTTCTCGTCAGTATTCAGCCTTCTGTGCAGATGTTGTCACAGAAATACTCCCCTATTTACAGCCCTAATCGCTCCTTGCAGAGTTCTGCTTTAGAAATTCAACTCCCTGTGTTGGTGAAACTGTCTTCTTTCCTAAATAAAGAAGAAAGCTCAAGAAAAACCAGAACCAGCCAGAGCCAAACATGCATACCTCAGTCTGGACTCACTCAGTTCAGTGCAGAGGCAGCTCAGTCTAACCTGGAAGGTTTAGGAAACTGTGACTGTCCTTCACCCTCTGTAGCCACCTCCCATCATGCCTCAGCCCTGCCTCCTCCTCACCTGGACCAGTCCTCTGTAGAACCACTGTTTCAGGTCCTCATGACCTCCACTGACCTGTTGGCTCCACTGGCACTTCAAAGGCCAACATCAGAAGAAGCTGCTACTCAGCTCGTCTCGGTCTCAGCTCCTGGTGTGGCTGCTTGGAAGGCTGGATCAGTCGGTGTAACTGCAGCAGCTCAGTACAAGATGTTCAGCCAGCAGAACGTCGTTGGGACCAACACACAGGACTGGACCCGGGTCAAAACGACATCGGGAGCAGATGCTCCAGAAAG ttcTGGTGTTGTGAAGGATGAAGACTTAAGGAGAGGTGGCAGAGATGGAACAAGGTTAAGCACTGTGGAGCCAGAGTGTGTTGGTGGGCCTCACTCTGTGCAGTGGATGGACATGGGTCGATCAGTTCTCCTTGCTGATCTTCTCCAACTCTATCAGTCTCAGCTGTTGGTCTTCTGCACTAATGCTCTGCGGCTTAAActccacacagcagcagcaggaaacgCTGCAGGCAGCATCAACCTTCAAGATGATCATAGGAGCTTCCAGACCTTGCACAGTGTTACTCATGCTTTAGAGACAG GTCTGTTTCCAAAGGCATTCCGAACCATACTGGAACACTTCAGGATGTATTTGTTTGTCCAGTCAGCACACGCCCACTGGGACTCTG TGGCATGCAGAGGTTTGGGTTCAGCCCTGAAGGATAAATGTGTCAGAAATGAGAGCAGCAGCTTTGCAGCAGCAACTTCAAACGAAGAGGGACGTGTCCTGATATCGCAGACAATGGCACacttcctccagctcctccctcCACTGCTGTCGTCTCTGTGTTGTTGCCAGTCAAACAGCTCAGTGTGTG AATCTTTTGGCCTCCTCCTGCCCAGCTGTGTACTGCAGAGATGGACTGTTGGTTTGCTGTTTGCTTCGATCCAAATCTCTACAGTCTGGATCATGTCCAAAGCAAACCAGTTCCTTTCTTCATGGAGTCCTAATAAGTTCCTCCTTGTCACCCAGGGAGATCTCAGA ATGTTGATGGAGAGCCTGGATAAGACAATTGGTCAGACAAAGTCCCTACTCCTGAGTTCAGACTGTGACCATCATCCCACTCTGCAGAGCCACAGTCAGCATCTACAGAGGCACCAACTGGAAGCTCTTGATCGGGCTGCATGTGAGCTGCAG GCGTTCTCTTCTATGGTGCTGAGCAACTTCTCGACTGACTGCAAGCGGATGTCTGGGGAGATCTTTGAACGCACCATGCCGTCTGCAGGATACTGGAGGCCGAGCCAGAGGATGG GTTTTCCCAGGAATCCCAGTGAATATGCATCTCTGGCAGCTCAGACTGTGATTGGCCAAGTTCTAGAGGCTGTTGCGCCATTGTCAGAAGATGCTCACGTCCAAGCACTAACTGTCACGATGACGGCTTTCATGGAGGCATGGATGGAGCACATATTAAGGCAGAAGATCAAATTCAG tctgcagggggcgctgcagctGAAGGAAGACTTTGATTCTGTCAGGGAGATGATCAAGTCTGACAAGTACGACCTGTCAGCCGAACTTCACCAGACACTCCTCAGCCTCAG TGTTTTTCAGCAGGTAGACTCGGCGCTTCTATGTTTGCTGCAACAGCCACAGGGCAAGCCGTACCTGCAGCGCCCAGCCTGGGAGTCGTTCACACGCTGCT gtcCAGTTAAAGGCAGCAGAGACAGCTTGGATACTGCTGCTGTGGGCAGTAACATAACCAACCTGGGCTGTGTGGAAGGTGAAGAGCTGACTCAGTCTGATCAGACTGTCCACCCTCCAGTGGACACGTCTCGCCCTGCAGAGCCTTACCTGGCTTTAAG TACGGTGTTGGGTGCGACCCACCAGGAGTGGTTGGACCTCCGGGTCCACAGCAGTACTCGTCGCTGGCGACTGCCTGGACTACAGTGTCTGTCCAAGATGGAACCCTAA